From a region of the Neodiprion fabricii isolate iyNeoFabr1 chromosome 7, iyNeoFabr1.1, whole genome shotgun sequence genome:
- the LOC124186358 gene encoding adipocyte plasma membrane-associated protein-like yields MGYLKSIGTTFIYIGLFLALITFLPGLPPDAQFAEYNISPPQQFLTDALKLNNRLDDAEILFEGKLKGPESFTSRNGELFTTLHGGDIVKIIGHHIVPIAKFGRPCDGVWMEKECGRPLGLQFDKNGILYVADPYNGIFKVDVMTGEYDMIVDISKPIEGKLPILANSLDIAANGDIYWTDSSQDFILQDGVYTCLANPSGRLIKYDSSTKRNTVLVANLGFANGVKLSKDESFVVVAETMTSRLSKFHLKGDKAGTAEIFIQGLPGLPDNIHTDGGDGFLVSLIVTADADHPILVQSLAPHPYIRKMLARILYLLEAPFKLVEDAYPNYYTKRAVHWIGHFESVKFLQHESVAVLRIGFDGKIIDVLYTSDGKISGISSAYILKDYLYLGSPYNEYLARVPLKRAFPAMKIELNNVADNVVERQDAKSPPKSIGDSKLTGSAAAPVASGTPKPKPAPSRRKPTQVPTQQQVNVDPPTQQQKPVTDSPTNQQQQAVTTDTPTRQQQPISTVSPPRQQQPVTVTPTKRQEQQQQQKATSNPTSAGKEMRPESVKVVPAPQPAQSSPNVSKVSVEGGSESRERVKPGTGQNPNVGQQARVRPTPQPAFTKQSTTHPHQGATENPSNAQKQSPQPAPVTGRNN; encoded by the exons ATGGGTTACCTAAAGTCTATAGGAACCACATTCATCTATATTGGATTATTTCTGGCGCTCATCACTTTTCTACCTGGCCTACCACCAGATGCACAGTTTGCTGAATACAA TATATCGCCACCTCAGCAGTTCCTAACGGATGCTCTGAAATTGAACAACAGACTGGATGATGCCGAAATTCTGTTTGAAGGGAAACTAAAGGGCCCTGAATCTTTTACCTCACGTAACGGGGAATTGTTCACCACCTTGCATGGAGGCGACATTGTTAAGATTATAGGGCATCATATTGTACCTATCGCCAAGTTTGGTAGACCGTGCG ATGGAGTCTGGATGGAAAAAGAATGTGGTCGACCCTTAGGTTTACAATTTGACAAAAACGGAATATTGTACGTTGCCGATCCTTATAACGGTATCTTTAAGGTAGATGTCATGACAGGAGAGTATGATATGATCGTTGATATTTCAAAGCCGATAGAGGGTAAGTTACCCATCCTCGCCAATAGCTTGGACATTGCCGCGAATGGAGACATATACTGGACCGACTCGTCCCAAGATTTTATCCTTCAGGACGGTGTTTACACATGTCTGGCAAATCCATCTGGCAG gTTAATCAAGTATGATTCATCGACCAAGCGGAATACTGTACTGGTCGCAAACCTTGGCTTTGCTAATGGAGTCAAGCTGAGTAAGGATGAGAGCTTTGTAGTGGTAGCTGAGACAATGACATCTCGCctgtcaaaatttcatctcaaagGAGATAAGGCTGGCACTGCGGAAATCTTTATACAAGGCCTTCCTGGTTTGCCAGACAACATCCATACGGACGGAGGGGATGGATTTTTGGTCAGCCTGATAGTTACTGCTGATGCTGATCATCCCATCCTCGTCCAATCCTTAGCACCCCATCCGTATATCAGAAAAATGCTAGCTAGGATCCTCTACTTACTAGAAGCCCCGTTCAAGCTTGTCGAGGACGCTTATCCAAATTATTATACTAAGAGAGCTGTGCATTGGATCGGCCATTTTGAAAGTGTTAAATTTCTACAGCATGAAAGCGTTGCTGTGCTCAGAATCGGCTTTGATGGTAAGATCATAGACGTTTTATACACTAGCGATGGCAAAATCAGCGGAATAAGTTCAGCATACATATTAAAAGATTATTTATACCTTGGTTCACCATACAACGAATATCTGGCCAGGGTGCCATTGAAACGGGCATTTCCAgctatgaaaattgaattaaacaaTGTTGCCGATAACGTAGTCGAACGGCAAGACGCGAAATCTCCACCAAAATCTATCGGAGATTCTAAGCTGACCGGTTCAGCTGCTGCGCCTGTCGCGAGTGGAACACCAAAGCCAAAACCAGCACCGTCTAGAAGAAAACCAACGCAGGTACCTACCCAACAACAGGTTAACGTCGACCCGCCAACCCAGCAGCAGAAGCCTGTGACTGATTCTCCGACAAATCAGCAACAGCAGGCTGTCACTACAGATACGCCAACTCGGCAACAGCAGCCCATATCTACAGTTTCGCCACCCCGGCAACAGCAGCCTGTCACTGTTACTCCAACGAAGCGGCAagaacaacagcagcaacaaaaAGCGACATCGAACCCAACGAGTGCAGGGAAGGAAATGAGGCCCGAATCAGTGAAGGTAGTTCCTGCGCCTCAGCCTGCACAATCCTCACCCAATGTGTCCAAAGTGTCAGTGGAAGGAGGGAGTGAAAGTAGGGAACGTGTGAAACCTGGTACCGGACAAAATCCAAACGTAGGTCAGCAGGCAAGAGTGAGACCGACTCCGCAACCGGCATTTACGAAGCAATCAACAACGCATCCCCATCAAGGGGCAACAGAAAATCCGAGTAACGCTCAAAAACAGTCACCTCAGCCCGCGCCAGTAACCGGTCGAAACAACTAA
- the LOC124186364 gene encoding MAD2L1-binding protein-like encodes MLGRKKIEELEVCVKLDEPLTSDSCCKLILELVKYLLYQKQQIPVSYEYLLRLGASSVGVNDRSLATARATLSCLENISEHLNTELCCESSAVKEIFISMGATILAPKFCLRVSLPPEILSGQCHFKQQHSPRKPLLNLMRSITESVDFQEAMALPLMPTNTFFLLQKRDCNKVSEFFLPKPRYAITNATAGSRLHLKLSHKSQEMRNCNCKNTVSVYRDRDASYSELAPSQNTDGHHSTEKIFEGGQDSIYQWYQSRDIIKGFKFSR; translated from the exons ATGCTggggcgaaaaaaaatcgaggaGTTAGAAGTGTGTGTGAAATTGGACGAACCTTTAACTAGTGACTCGTGTTGCAAATTAATTTTGGAGCTGGTCAAATATCTGTTGTATCAAAAGCAACAGATTCCGGTGAGCTACGAGTATTTACTGCGACTGGGAGCTTCGTCGGTAGGAGTCAACGACAGGAGTTTGGCAACGGCGAGAGCAACATTGAGTTGCCTGGAGAATATTTCGGAACATTTAAATACCGAATTATGTTGCGAGAGTTCAGCGGTAAAGGAAATCTTTATATCAATGGGCGCGACAATACTTGCTCCAAAATTCTGCCTTCGAGTGAGCCTTCCCCCAGAAATACTCAGTGGACAGTGCCATTTCAAACAGCAGCATTCCCCTCGTAAGCCGCTATTGAACCTCATGAG ATCCATAACGGAGAGCGTAGATTTTCAAGAGGCTATGGCGTTGCCTTTGATGCCCACGAATACGTTTTTCCTCTTGCAAAAGAGAGATTGCAACAAGGTGTCGGAATTCTTTCTGCCTAAACCACGTTACGCGATAACTAATGCGACGGCAGGAAGTCGTTTACACCTAAAGCTGTCCCATAAAAGTCAAGAAATGCGGAATTGCAATTGCAAGAATACAGTAAGCGTATATCGAGATCGAGATGCTTCGTATTCGGAATTGGCACCTAGTCAGAACACAGACGGACACCACAgtactgaaaaaatatttgaagggGGCCAAGACAGTATTTACCAATGGTATCAGTCCAGAGACATTATCAAAGGCTTCAAGTTTTCTCGGTGA
- the LOC124186363 gene encoding probable alpha-ketoglutarate-dependent hypophosphite dioxygenase: MGVLKYLKPEDKEFYEKNGFIKLSGIFSEAEMEEISQEYNELFERKTRENLEGLESAWSGDRVKQEAGFIDYTVKAIHNLQMHSSVFTRVIMNSKLLDAMEDVLGTPDVLLHHTKAHIKPPENGAPYLMHQDYPYFPFKNHTMVAVFLHLDDTTPENGGLAVYPGSHKLGPLADKGITDEQGEQYHWVDQNKWPLKGATPISAKKGEVIVFSYLLLHGSYLNLSDRARRMFLLQLRAADDEPTRACHQSPAQNLVLRGRNVHRSANMATRFAD; this comes from the exons ATGGGTGTTTTAAAATATCTGAAGCCCGAGGACAAGGAGTTTTATGAGAAAAATGGATTCATCAAGCTGAGTGGAATATTCAGCGAGGCCGAGATGGAAGAGATTTCTCAAGAATACAACGAGCTTTTCGAGCGCAAGACCAGAGAGAATCTGGAGGGACTGGAATCCGCATGGAGCGGGGATAGGGTGAAGCAAGAGGCTGGGTTTATTGATTATACG GTGAAGGCGATCCACAACTTACAAATGCACAGTTCCGTTTTCACCAGAGTGATAATGAATTCAAAGTTGCTAGATGCCATGGAAGATGTGCTGGGTACTCCAGATGTCTTGTTGCATCACACCAAGGCGCACATAAAGCCCCCTGAGAATGGAGCACCTTATCTGATGCATCAAGACTATCCCTACTTTCCCTTCAAAAATCACACCATGGTAGCTGTATTTTTACACCTGGATGATACTACTCCGGAGAATGGAGGCTTAGCAGTTTATCCAGGAAGTCATAAACTTGGACCTCTGGCTGACAAAGGTATAACGGATGAGCAGGGTGAACAATATCACTGGGTAGATCAAAACAAATGGCCATTGAAGGGTGCGACCCCTATCTCGGCGAAGAAGGGTGAAGTAATCGTTTTCTCTTACCTCCTCCTTCACGGATCATATTTGAATCTCTCCGACCGTGCTCGAAGGATGTTCCTTTTACAACTCAGAGCCGCAGATGATGAACCTACGAGAGCATGTCATCAATCACCGGCACAAAATCTTGTCCTGCGTGGTAGGAATGTACATCGTAGCGCAAACATGGCCACGCGATTCGCTGACTAA